A window of Myxococcales bacterium contains these coding sequences:
- a CDS encoding DUF2314 domain-containing protein, with amino-acid sequence MSELKEKALVAAGAVGIAAVVVWALSKKDAPPPDVAPLSLDASPAAVAPVEASVADAARDASQDRAKSTFDPLPHEHEVAIELGIVAPKVQAEKLAALAQATPDKWPLSSADCGGDCAKVRQFLADTKATVETMAAADWILPPRETMPTVARTVPEGERASLYEAKQVLVVHVQGEDGPDHMPLRASFGLTAAPARELRGYVHDEATHRIDTAQSFAERLPKVPVGTPFFVPESLLVELHPLDEDDLAGPYRLLTLGMSRYGMPDLEMRGFHESDGGRLAAVVNAVASKLARGERGPEVTVSLADVAAVARKKPEELTRAPEKAKEAKVRLSLSERMAADPDNDVYRIEAPGEGDEDAHAALLATLYGEARVLGRGSSDPALLAAEARAKKLAPAAAEKHKKSGGKLSLRVPFAVPGEKGKTEVMWMTVDSCDAQGVCKGKLASRPVFIRTLTAGAEVSGKLAEVSDYLLELPDGNKEGGETIPIVERGGR; translated from the coding sequence ATGTCCGAGCTCAAAGAGAAGGCCCTCGTCGCCGCCGGCGCCGTCGGGATCGCGGCCGTCGTCGTGTGGGCGCTGTCGAAGAAGGACGCCCCTCCGCCCGACGTCGCGCCGCTCTCGCTCGATGCGTCCCCCGCGGCCGTCGCCCCCGTCGAGGCGTCCGTAGCCGATGCCGCGCGTGACGCCTCACAGGACCGCGCGAAGTCGACCTTCGATCCTCTGCCACACGAGCACGAGGTGGCGATCGAGCTCGGCATCGTAGCGCCCAAGGTACAGGCCGAGAAGCTCGCGGCGCTCGCGCAGGCGACGCCGGACAAATGGCCCCTCTCGAGCGCCGACTGCGGGGGCGACTGCGCCAAGGTTCGGCAGTTCTTGGCCGACACGAAGGCCACGGTCGAGACGATGGCCGCGGCCGACTGGATCTTGCCCCCGCGCGAGACCATGCCGACCGTCGCGCGGACGGTTCCCGAGGGCGAGCGCGCGTCGCTCTACGAGGCCAAGCAGGTCCTCGTGGTGCACGTGCAGGGAGAAGACGGGCCCGATCACATGCCGCTGCGCGCGAGCTTCGGCCTCACGGCGGCCCCCGCGCGCGAGCTCCGCGGCTACGTCCACGACGAGGCGACGCATAGGATCGACACGGCGCAGTCCTTCGCCGAGCGCCTCCCGAAGGTGCCGGTCGGTACGCCCTTCTTCGTGCCGGAGTCGCTCTTGGTCGAGCTCCACCCGCTCGACGAAGACGACCTCGCCGGTCCGTACCGCCTGCTCACGCTGGGAATGTCCCGCTACGGCATGCCCGATCTCGAGATGCGCGGGTTCCACGAGAGCGACGGAGGGCGCCTCGCGGCCGTCGTGAACGCGGTCGCGAGCAAGCTCGCGCGCGGGGAGCGTGGCCCCGAGGTCACGGTGTCGTTGGCCGACGTCGCCGCGGTGGCCCGAAAGAAGCCGGAGGAGCTCACCCGCGCGCCGGAGAAGGCCAAAGAAGCCAAGGTGCGGCTCTCGCTCTCGGAGCGCATGGCGGCCGACCCCGACAACGACGTGTACCGCATCGAGGCCCCGGGCGAGGGCGACGAGGACGCGCACGCGGCGCTCCTCGCGACCCTCTACGGCGAGGCTCGCGTGCTCGGCCGTGGCTCGAGCGATCCGGCGTTGCTCGCGGCCGAGGCGCGCGCCAAGAAGCTCGCCCCCGCGGCCGCCGAGAAGCACAAAAAGTCGGGCGGGAAGCTCTCGCTCCGGGTCCCGTTCGCGGTCCCCGGCGAGAAGGGGAAGACCGAGGTCATGTGGATGACCGTCGACTCGTGCGACGCCCAGGGGGTGTGCAAGGGCAAGCTCGCGAGCCGCCCCGTGTTCATCCGCACGCTCACCGCCGGGGCCGAGGTGTCGGGCAAGCTCGCCGAGGTGTCGGACTACCTGCTCGAGCTCCCCGACGGGAACAAAGAGGGCGGCGAGACGATCCCGATCGTGGAGCGCGGCGGGCGCTGA
- a CDS encoding alpha/beta fold hydrolase, producing the protein MLDRRWEDENLGPQERPRSTPVRLAASDGVPLGATLTFATTATPIGVVVVAGAMAVRANRYQKLASSFARSGYHVLTFDYRGVGDSLEGSVRRVRAKLHEWGERDLAAVLAHADARFPELPLFFIGHSVGGQLFGLVPPGRVRAAALFASQSGYFGHWGGPGRAAMAAIWHVLVPGLTGTFGYLPMGALGRGEDVPRGVALEWASWGRDPRYFGRFVDAKADQSRYFSFEGRMKLYSFSDDPYAPKRAVSALRKAYSRASVEHLHIDPKDVRKKRIGHFALLRPSFEDTLWASAKALFAEARSEAEAA; encoded by the coding sequence ATGCTGGATCGCCGGTGGGAAGACGAGAACCTTGGCCCCCAGGAGCGCCCCCGCTCGACGCCCGTGCGGCTCGCCGCGAGCGACGGCGTGCCCCTCGGTGCGACGCTCACGTTCGCCACGACGGCCACCCCGATCGGGGTCGTGGTCGTGGCCGGCGCGATGGCCGTCCGCGCGAACCGGTACCAGAAGCTCGCGTCGTCGTTCGCGCGCTCCGGGTATCACGTCCTCACGTTCGACTACCGCGGCGTGGGGGACTCGCTCGAGGGCTCCGTCCGGCGCGTTCGGGCCAAGCTGCACGAGTGGGGCGAGCGCGATCTCGCGGCCGTGCTCGCGCACGCCGACGCGAGGTTTCCGGAGCTCCCGCTCTTCTTCATCGGGCACAGCGTCGGCGGTCAGCTCTTCGGCCTCGTGCCTCCGGGGCGCGTGCGCGCGGCGGCCCTCTTCGCGAGCCAGAGCGGGTACTTCGGCCACTGGGGCGGGCCGGGCCGGGCCGCGATGGCGGCGATTTGGCACGTGCTCGTGCCGGGCCTCACCGGCACCTTCGGGTACCTCCCGATGGGCGCGCTGGGCCGCGGCGAGGACGTCCCCCGTGGGGTGGCGCTCGAGTGGGCGAGCTGGGGCAGGGATCCTCGCTACTTCGGGCGTTTCGTCGACGCGAAGGCCGACCAATCGCGCTACTTCTCGTTCGAGGGGCGCATGAAGCTCTATTCGTTCTCGGACGACCCGTACGCGCCGAAGCGAGCCGTTTCGGCGCTCCGCAAGGCGTATTCGCGTGCGTCGGTCGAGCACCTCCACATCGACCCGAAGGACGTACGCAAGAAGCGCATCGGTCACTTCGCGCTCCTTCGCCCGTCCTTCGAGGACACCCTCTGGGCGTCGGCCAAGGCGCTCTTCGCGGAGGCGCGGTCCGAGGCCGAGGCCGCGTGA
- a CDS encoding TetR/AcrR family transcriptional regulator, translating to MTTRPPKTEPRAYHHGDLRRALIVATKAIVEESGAESFTLREAARRAGVNHRAAYRHFEDKSALLAAVAEEGFVELSSRIEAALAREPEGASSRRLMAIARAYVEFASQNRGAYRVMAGPRLNIEDRFPALEAAIGKNLDLVRHEIEQGIARGKLRKVDPLDTTLALWAATHGLSTLVLTRRVKVRPALVGELTERLLGDLLSGLAKKR from the coding sequence GTGACCACGCGGCCCCCGAAGACCGAGCCTCGCGCCTACCACCACGGAGATCTCCGTCGCGCTCTCATCGTGGCCACGAAGGCGATCGTGGAGGAGAGCGGCGCCGAGTCCTTCACCCTCCGCGAGGCCGCCCGCCGGGCCGGAGTGAATCATCGCGCCGCGTACCGCCATTTCGAGGACAAATCGGCCCTGCTCGCCGCCGTCGCCGAAGAGGGGTTCGTCGAGCTCTCGTCGCGCATCGAGGCCGCGCTCGCTCGGGAGCCCGAGGGTGCGAGCTCTCGCCGGCTCATGGCCATCGCGCGCGCCTACGTCGAGTTCGCCTCGCAGAACCGAGGGGCCTACCGCGTCATGGCGGGCCCGCGCCTGAACATCGAGGATCGCTTCCCCGCCCTCGAGGCCGCCATCGGCAAGAACCTCGATCTCGTCCGGCACGAGATCGAGCAGGGCATCGCGCGGGGCAAGCTCCGGAAGGTCGACCCGCTCGACACCACGTTGGCGCTCTGGGCGGCCACGCACGGGCTGTCCACGCTCGTCCTCACGCGGCGAGTGAAGGTGCGGCCGGCCCTCGTCGGCGAGCTCACCGAGCGCCTCCTCGGCGATTTGCTCTCGGGGCTCGCCAAGAAGCGCTGA
- a CDS encoding uracil-DNA glycosylase, with protein sequence MVRPKDRLIALHAELDGCKACPNMVGPVVHGAPVMSPVFLLGQAPGPREGSFGRPFAWTAGKTLFRWFEDALGDGEARVRERIYFAAVARCFPGKAKGGGDRKPDRAEISACARFLAGEVDILRPKLVLPVGGLAIAQVLGEERKLAEVVGHKLEGRYHGVPCDVVPLPHPSGASTWHRTSPGKELLVRALARVAEHPAIAEAFA encoded by the coding sequence ATGGTACGGCCGAAAGATCGCCTGATCGCGCTCCACGCCGAGCTCGACGGGTGCAAAGCCTGCCCGAACATGGTGGGCCCCGTGGTGCACGGCGCGCCCGTGATGTCTCCCGTCTTCTTGCTCGGTCAAGCGCCTGGGCCTCGGGAGGGAAGCTTCGGTCGGCCGTTCGCGTGGACCGCCGGGAAGACGCTCTTCCGCTGGTTCGAAGACGCGCTCGGCGATGGTGAGGCGCGCGTGAGGGAGCGCATCTATTTCGCCGCGGTCGCGCGCTGTTTCCCCGGGAAAGCCAAGGGCGGTGGGGACCGAAAGCCCGACCGCGCCGAGATCTCGGCGTGCGCGCGTTTCCTCGCGGGAGAGGTCGACATCTTGCGCCCGAAGCTCGTGCTGCCCGTCGGGGGGCTCGCGATCGCGCAGGTGCTCGGCGAAGAGCGGAAGCTCGCCGAGGTCGTCGGGCACAAGCTCGAGGGGCGCTACCACGGCGTCCCCTGCGACGTCGTCCCGTTGCCCCACCCGAGCGGCGCGTCCACGTGGCACCGCACCTCCCCGGGCAAAGAGCTGCTCGTGCGCGCCCTCGCGCGGGTCGCCGAGCACCCTGCGATCGCGGAGGCCTTCGCGTGA
- the glyQ gene encoding glycine--tRNA ligase subunit alpha encodes MYFQDLVLALQDFWVKRGCMIVQPYNSEVGAGTYNPHTFLRAIGPEPYAVAYVEPSRRPTDGRYGDNPNRLQQFHQFQVILKPAPIDIQDQYVESLVALGTKALDHDVRFVEDDWESPTLGAWGLGWQVWLDGQEISQFTYFQQIGGLDCKPVCGELTYGLERICMYLQDVDSIYDAMYAPGISYGELMKRSEWEWSTYNFEEADTQAHFAAFDTYEKEAKRLLARSDDPLKKLVLPAYDFVAKAAHQFNVLDARGAIGVTERARFIGRVRGLAKAVAEAYYAQREAMGFPLLKGESAKAAE; translated from the coding sequence ATGTACTTCCAAGACCTCGTCCTCGCTCTCCAAGACTTCTGGGTGAAGCGCGGCTGCATGATCGTGCAGCCCTACAACTCGGAGGTCGGCGCCGGCACGTACAACCCGCACACGTTCCTCCGCGCGATCGGGCCGGAGCCCTACGCGGTGGCCTACGTCGAGCCCTCGCGCCGTCCGACCGACGGCCGCTACGGCGACAACCCGAACCGCCTCCAGCAGTTCCACCAGTTCCAAGTCATCTTGAAGCCGGCCCCGATCGACATTCAAGATCAGTACGTCGAGTCGCTGGTAGCGCTCGGGACGAAGGCCCTCGACCACGACGTGCGCTTCGTCGAGGACGACTGGGAGTCACCGACGCTCGGCGCCTGGGGCCTCGGCTGGCAGGTGTGGCTCGACGGCCAGGAAATCAGCCAGTTTACGTACTTTCAGCAGATCGGCGGGCTCGACTGCAAACCCGTCTGCGGCGAGCTCACCTACGGGCTCGAGCGCATCTGCATGTACCTCCAAGACGTCGACTCGATCTACGACGCCATGTACGCGCCGGGCATCTCCTACGGCGAGCTCATGAAGCGCAGCGAGTGGGAGTGGAGCACGTACAACTTCGAAGAGGCCGACACGCAGGCGCACTTCGCCGCGTTCGACACCTACGAAAAAGAGGCCAAGCGCCTGCTCGCGCGCTCGGACGATCCGCTGAAGAAGCTCGTGCTCCCGGCCTACGACTTCGTCGCGAAGGCGGCCCACCAGTTCAACGTGCTCGACGCGCGTGGAGCCATCGGCGTGACCGAGCGCGCGCGCTTCATCGGCCGCGTGCGTGGCCTCGCGAAGGCCGTCGCCGAGGCGTACTACGCGCAGCGCGAGGCCATGGGGTTCCCTCTGCTGAAGGGCGAGAGCGCGAAGGCCGCCGAGTAG
- a CDS encoding CRTAC1 family protein, translated as MSRRARVRRSALVVLVPVLSLAPAFVAGCASTVEPSGAVEPPAVCKVPPPLPAGGHFVDATAEMGLAGVTGGRVTTADLDGDGLPDLVIHDFGGKREGLVKVFMNRGGKLVDETGKSGLTDSREGSGTGRLAHLTVFGDVDNDGDLDAFEGTYLDGKEEAAAKNDRSEVRLNDGKGHFTFAPESDVSAERLPTTSATFLDADGDGRLDVFAGTFYASGVQGAGNFLYKGQGDGTFTNVAQESGVLRERFQAGGPDREAFLAGKTRRATYGVTSCDIDGDGDADVMVSAYGRQWNELWRNRGDGTFEEIGQGTPFAADAETRYEDNEFYRCYCQKNPGTCPSTVKAPRVGCDNSSWTPGFDDAPARNAGNTFTTVCADLDGDGDLDAFNAEIKHWHIGESSDASQLLKNDGKGVFSRIPNAESGLAREHTISDWNEGDIVASAFDYDGDGKNDVFVGSSDYPETYGLLFHQEANGTFREVARSVGIDHYHAVGVSAADLDGDGDLDLVVATSTARCSGDKKCPEKGFVKVYRNEIGHTRNLVKIRLVGGGAGKSNRAGIGARVTVRTSAGTSVQEVSGGFGHFGLQNDTTLTFGLGAACTIDEIVVRWPNGQKTTQSFTKGLRANALLELTEGSDTVVWKPFPAAK; from the coding sequence ATGTCTCGCCGTGCCCGTGTCCGTCGGTCTGCCTTGGTCGTGCTGGTGCCCGTTCTTTCGCTCGCGCCGGCCTTCGTCGCCGGATGTGCGTCCACCGTCGAGCCCTCGGGCGCGGTGGAGCCGCCCGCCGTCTGCAAGGTGCCGCCTCCTCTGCCTGCGGGGGGCCACTTCGTCGACGCGACCGCCGAGATGGGCCTCGCGGGGGTGACGGGCGGGCGTGTGACGACGGCCGATCTCGACGGTGACGGTCTGCCCGATCTCGTCATCCACGACTTCGGCGGCAAGCGCGAGGGGCTCGTGAAGGTCTTCATGAACCGCGGGGGCAAGCTCGTCGACGAGACGGGAAAGAGCGGTCTCACGGACTCGCGCGAGGGCTCGGGCACGGGCAGGCTCGCGCACCTCACCGTCTTCGGGGACGTCGACAACGACGGTGATCTCGACGCGTTCGAGGGCACCTACCTCGACGGGAAGGAAGAGGCCGCCGCCAAGAACGACCGCAGCGAGGTGCGCCTCAACGACGGCAAGGGCCACTTCACCTTCGCTCCCGAGAGCGACGTGTCGGCCGAACGCCTCCCCACGACCTCGGCCACCTTCCTCGACGCCGACGGCGACGGCCGGCTCGACGTGTTCGCGGGCACGTTCTACGCGTCCGGAGTGCAGGGCGCCGGCAACTTCCTCTACAAGGGCCAGGGCGACGGCACGTTCACGAACGTGGCGCAGGAGAGCGGCGTCCTCCGCGAGCGCTTCCAGGCCGGCGGGCCCGATCGCGAGGCCTTCCTCGCAGGAAAGACCCGCCGCGCGACGTACGGTGTGACCTCGTGCGACATCGACGGCGACGGCGACGCGGACGTGATGGTGAGCGCCTACGGCCGCCAGTGGAACGAGCTCTGGCGAAACCGCGGCGACGGCACGTTCGAAGAGATCGGCCAAGGGACGCCTTTCGCGGCCGACGCCGAGACGCGCTACGAGGACAACGAGTTCTATCGCTGCTACTGCCAGAAGAACCCCGGCACGTGCCCCTCCACCGTGAAGGCCCCGCGCGTCGGGTGCGACAACTCCTCCTGGACGCCCGGGTTCGACGACGCGCCCGCGCGCAACGCCGGCAACACGTTCACCACGGTGTGCGCCGACCTCGACGGCGACGGTGATCTCGACGCCTTCAACGCCGAGATCAAACACTGGCACATCGGTGAGTCGTCCGACGCGTCGCAGCTCCTCAAGAACGACGGAAAAGGCGTGTTTTCCCGGATCCCGAACGCGGAGAGCGGCCTTGCGCGCGAGCACACGATCTCGGACTGGAACGAGGGAGACATCGTCGCGTCGGCGTTCGACTACGACGGCGACGGCAAGAACGACGTCTTCGTGGGCTCGTCCGACTACCCCGAGACGTACGGCCTCCTCTTCCACCAAGAGGCGAACGGAACCTTCCGCGAGGTCGCGCGCTCGGTCGGCATCGACCACTACCACGCGGTCGGAGTGTCGGCCGCCGACCTCGACGGCGACGGCGATCTCGACCTCGTCGTCGCGACGAGCACGGCGCGATGCAGCGGCGACAAGAAGTGCCCCGAGAAGGGCTTCGTGAAGGTGTACCGAAACGAGATCGGCCACACACGGAACCTCGTGAAAATAAGGCTCGTCGGCGGTGGCGCGGGCAAGAGCAACCGCGCTGGTATCGGCGCGCGCGTCACGGTGAGGACCTCGGCGGGCACGTCGGTGCAAGAGGTCTCCGGAGGCTTCGGGCACTTCGGCCTCCAGAACGACACGACGCTCACCTTCGGTCTCGGCGCGGCGTGCACCATCGACGAGATCGTCGTGCGCTGGCCGAACGGGCAGAAGACCACGCAGTCGTTCACGAAGGGCCTCCGCGCGAACGCCCTCCTCGAGCTCACCGAGGGGAGCGACACGGTCGTGTGGAAGCCCTTTCCTGCCGCGAAATGA
- a CDS encoding M48 family metalloprotease, giving the protein MSRFLRWVRFLARALLALAMVAGYYALSLVVAAGSVVLIVVVVRWHGPTIALVMLGALAVLSLWTAGRVLFERGKQDGDLPGIVLDPAAEPALFSLVADVAREVGTRPPDEIRLIPNANAFVTEVGGTFGFGRRRVLALGYLILRKSNRSELVATIAHELGHFVAGDTALGPLVRRAHTVLVRSIVLLEQGGTDHLYGVEAARAVLTAALTAYAKLSLRVSLGVARRQELEADRVAIRLAGRTPHVRLLARIGVDIVTLNAFLDREIAPLAHAGFWPNAFWEGYDAFARATHEEIAHKVRGRQADPYDTHPSPEERVRFAEGVAGDDPVEDTRSALDLLADPHAPWACLEEALGPSLERCAWADVPHIRGKRVFETASETHRAYAALSIGGGWGEAAKGAMRCLFAEGPYRLVGVAEPELLQVNGPTWHALAPVVLGVSLGSVVAMALVEERGGRFVHEVGRGLAVDLGGTRVRPFELAESASASREAFDELWRWLDAPLPEAPSAPTT; this is encoded by the coding sequence ATGTCTCGCTTCTTGAGGTGGGTGAGGTTCCTCGCGCGGGCCCTCCTGGCCCTGGCGATGGTCGCGGGGTACTACGCGCTGTCGCTCGTGGTGGCAGCAGGCTCGGTCGTGCTCATCGTGGTGGTGGTCCGCTGGCACGGCCCGACCATCGCGCTCGTCATGCTCGGCGCGCTCGCGGTCCTCAGCCTATGGACGGCCGGGCGTGTCCTCTTCGAGCGTGGAAAGCAGGACGGCGACCTCCCCGGGATCGTCCTCGACCCCGCCGCCGAGCCCGCGCTCTTCTCCCTCGTCGCGGACGTCGCCCGCGAGGTCGGCACGCGCCCGCCGGACGAGATCCGTCTCATCCCCAACGCGAACGCCTTCGTCACCGAGGTCGGCGGAACCTTCGGCTTCGGGCGCAGGCGCGTGCTCGCCCTCGGCTACTTGATCCTGCGGAAGTCCAACCGGTCGGAGCTCGTCGCGACGATCGCCCACGAGCTCGGTCACTTCGTCGCGGGCGACACGGCGCTCGGCCCGCTCGTGCGCCGCGCCCACACGGTCCTCGTGCGATCGATCGTGCTCCTCGAACAGGGCGGGACGGACCACCTCTACGGCGTCGAGGCCGCGCGCGCCGTGCTCACGGCGGCCCTCACCGCGTACGCCAAGCTCTCGCTCCGCGTCTCCCTCGGGGTCGCGCGCCGGCAAGAGCTCGAGGCCGACCGAGTGGCGATTCGCCTCGCGGGGCGGACCCCGCACGTTCGCTTGCTGGCCCGGATCGGCGTCGACATCGTCACGTTGAACGCGTTCCTCGATCGCGAGATCGCGCCCCTCGCGCACGCCGGGTTCTGGCCGAACGCCTTCTGGGAAGGGTACGACGCCTTCGCGCGTGCGACCCACGAAGAGATCGCGCACAAGGTCCGCGGGCGGCAGGCCGACCCTTACGACACGCACCCCTCGCCCGAGGAGCGCGTGAGGTTCGCCGAGGGCGTCGCCGGCGACGATCCCGTGGAAGATACACGTTCCGCGCTCGATCTCTTGGCCGACCCGCATGCGCCCTGGGCGTGCCTCGAAGAGGCCCTCGGCCCGAGTCTAGAGCGCTGCGCTTGGGCCGACGTGCCACACATTCGGGGCAAGCGTGTGTTCGAGACCGCCTCGGAGACCCACCGCGCGTACGCGGCGCTCTCCATCGGTGGCGGATGGGGAGAGGCGGCGAAGGGCGCCATGCGGTGCCTCTTCGCGGAGGGGCCGTACCGCCTCGTGGGGGTGGCCGAGCCCGAGCTTCTCCAGGTGAACGGCCCGACGTGGCATGCGCTCGCTCCGGTCGTGCTGGGCGTATCGCTCGGGTCCGTCGTCGCGATGGCGCTCGTCGAAGAGCGCGGAGGGCGCTTCGTTCACGAGGTCGGGAGAGGGCTCGCCGTCGATCTCGGAGGCACGCGTGTCCGGCCGTTCGAGCTCGCCGAGTCCGCCTCGGCGTCCCGAGAGGCTTTCGACGAGCTCTGGCGCTGGCTCGACGCACCCTTGCCCGAGGCTCCCTCCGCGCCGACGACCTAA
- a CDS encoding tetratricopeptide repeat protein, which translates to MAAKSARSRGLFARRGLASRSRLDKTTHAMLLRQLYLAHFEAERFEEALDVAKQALTLEVLSDVIAQDAARAASLAGHSDEALQHLRAAARKGPASRRAFHHWTLGSMLYLLGRHAEAERALERAARWGTNEKPLFRGHLALVRLAQRLPVPDLDAIVQELSEAPCGQGYGRFVLGQLAYASNDWETARAYLSAFVRRSESGRASLALALRGELTMARSTLAKMAAN; encoded by the coding sequence ATGGCGGCGAAGTCCGCTCGCTCTCGGGGTCTCTTCGCTCGTCGGGGCCTCGCGTCGCGGTCGCGCCTCGACAAGACCACCCACGCCATGTTGCTCCGCCAGCTCTACCTCGCCCACTTCGAGGCCGAGCGGTTCGAAGAGGCGCTGGACGTGGCGAAACAGGCCCTCACCCTCGAGGTGCTATCGGACGTGATCGCCCAAGACGCGGCGCGCGCCGCCTCGCTCGCGGGCCACTCGGACGAGGCCCTCCAGCACCTCCGCGCCGCGGCTCGAAAGGGGCCCGCGTCGCGTCGCGCCTTCCACCACTGGACGCTCGGGAGCATGCTCTACCTGCTCGGCCGCCACGCGGAGGCCGAGCGGGCGCTCGAACGGGCCGCCCGCTGGGGGACGAACGAAAAACCTCTCTTCCGTGGGCACCTCGCGCTCGTGCGCCTCGCACAGAGACTCCCGGTCCCCGACCTCGACGCCATCGTCCAAGAGCTATCCGAGGCCCCGTGCGGGCAAGGGTACGGGCGCTTCGTGCTCGGTCAGCTCGCCTACGCCTCGAACGACTGGGAGACCGCGCGAGCCTACCTCTCGGCCTTCGTGCGGCGGAGCGAGTCGGGCCGCGCGAGCCTCGCCTTGGCCCTCCGGGGGGAGCTCACGATGGCCCGTTCGACGCTCGCGAAGATGGCCGCGAACTAA
- a CDS encoding thioredoxin fold domain-containing protein → MNRRYPVRLVMVATLIALFLLPSLALAADGSDTSAFERYASQSPIVAAGMSFAFGFISALTPCVFPMVPITVAIFGATESQSRLRGAALSATFVLGIACLFTPLGIGAALSGKLMGSALSNPWVVGVLALVFLALASSMFGAFEMALPSSMNNRLSSVGGVGFRGAFVLGLVMGLVAAPCTGPFMTGMVTWIATTKNVALGAICMFSFALGLGILFFIAGTFAVNMPKGGAWMMGIKWASGVGLAYMAFAYIRDSNPAIAKKIIMPSTIFGVGVGVLFLIGIALGTVHVLAERRKSPIAHLSKPMKLASIVPAVAGAFLFISWLNAPKEIAVDPNAPKIAWAQKEDAEKVIAQAATDKKPVLVDFGATWCKACMELEEQTFPDARVRSEASRYSTVHVDATDDEDETVKKLSAKYKIVGLPVLILIDSTGKEVTRFNEFVPPEKFVEALKKVQ, encoded by the coding sequence GTGAATCGCCGTTATCCCGTGAGGCTCGTCATGGTCGCCACGTTGATCGCGCTCTTCCTCCTGCCGAGCCTCGCGCTCGCGGCGGACGGGTCCGACACGTCGGCGTTCGAGCGCTACGCCTCGCAAAGCCCCATCGTCGCCGCGGGCATGTCGTTCGCCTTCGGTTTCATCAGCGCGCTCACGCCGTGCGTCTTCCCCATGGTGCCCATCACGGTGGCCATCTTCGGCGCGACCGAGTCGCAGTCGCGTCTGCGCGGCGCAGCGCTGTCGGCCACGTTCGTGCTCGGCATCGCGTGCCTCTTCACGCCGCTCGGCATCGGCGCGGCGCTCTCGGGCAAGCTCATGGGCTCGGCCCTGTCGAACCCGTGGGTCGTCGGCGTGCTCGCCCTCGTCTTCCTCGCGCTCGCGTCGTCCATGTTCGGCGCGTTCGAGATGGCCCTCCCCTCGAGCATGAACAACCGACTCTCGAGCGTCGGTGGCGTCGGCTTCCGGGGCGCGTTCGTGCTCGGCCTCGTCATGGGCCTCGTCGCCGCGCCCTGCACCGGCCCGTTCATGACGGGCATGGTCACCTGGATCGCCACGACCAAGAACGTCGCGCTCGGCGCGATCTGCATGTTCTCGTTCGCGCTCGGCCTCGGCATCCTCTTCTTCATCGCCGGCACGTTCGCGGTGAACATGCCGAAGGGTGGCGCGTGGATGATGGGCATCAAGTGGGCGAGCGGCGTCGGCCTCGCCTACATGGCCTTCGCCTACATCCGGGACTCGAACCCGGCCATCGCCAAGAAGATCATCATGCCGTCGACCATCTTCGGCGTCGGCGTCGGCGTGCTCTTCTTGATCGGCATCGCGCTCGGCACGGTGCACGTGCTCGCCGAGCGACGCAAGTCGCCCATCGCGCACCTGTCGAAGCCGATGAAGCTCGCGTCGATCGTGCCGGCCGTCGCGGGCGCGTTCCTCTTCATCTCGTGGCTGAACGCCCCCAAGGAGATCGCGGTCGACCCGAACGCGCCCAAGATCGCTTGGGCCCAGAAGGAAGACGCCGAGAAGGTCATCGCGCAGGCGGCGACCGACAAAAAGCCCGTGCTCGTGGACTTCGGCGCCACGTGGTGCAAGGCCTGCATGGAGCTCGAGGAGCAGACCTTCCCCGACGCGCGCGTCCGGAGCGAGGCCTCGCGCTACTCCACCGTGCACGTCGACGCGACCGACGACGAGGACGAGACCGTGAAGAAGCTCTCGGCCAAGTACAAGATCGTCGGGCTCCCCGTGCTCATCCTCATCGACAGCACCGGCAAGGAGGTCACGCGCTTCAACGAGTTCGTGCCCCCCGAGAAGTTCGTCGAGGCCCTCAAGAAGGTGCAGTGA